One window of Hylemonella gracilis genomic DNA carries:
- a CDS encoding DUF2937 family protein, giving the protein MVSFLVRYILIAVACVFMLLGMQLPNLADQYTKRVDASLREVTLNFEPFQRIANQHTGGNIEALIKLHRDSAIAPFQAEGEAIDRMNKRRLRLQAQHKAMQGPLHQRLWHLAMFADPNLREQTLLQYTPSAPLTQEALMAGGVTALTALLVLEFAMALGRWIADLVASQVRQLFQRKPARAAE; this is encoded by the coding sequence ATGGTTTCCTTCCTGGTTCGTTACATCCTGATTGCCGTGGCCTGCGTGTTCATGCTTCTGGGCATGCAGCTTCCCAATCTGGCCGACCAATACACCAAGCGTGTCGACGCCAGCTTGCGTGAGGTCACGCTGAATTTCGAGCCCTTCCAGCGCATCGCCAACCAGCACACGGGCGGCAACATCGAGGCCTTGATCAAGCTGCACCGTGACAGCGCGATCGCGCCCTTCCAGGCCGAGGGCGAGGCCATCGATCGCATGAACAAGCGCCGCCTGCGCCTGCAGGCCCAGCACAAGGCCATGCAAGGGCCGCTGCATCAGCGCCTGTGGCATCTGGCCATGTTCGCCGACCCCAATCTGCGCGAGCAGACCCTGTTGCAGTACACGCCCAGCGCGCCGCTGACACAGGAAGCCCTGATGGCCGGTGGGGTGACGGCCCTGACTGCGCTGCTGGTACTGGAGTTCGCCATGGCCCTGGGCCGTTGGATCGCCGATCTGGTGGCCAGCCAGGTGCGGCAGCTTTTCCAACGCAAGCCGGCACGCGCGGCTGAGTGA
- a CDS encoding MFS transporter, translated as MTAPSPGQADAHIGDQAQQTPPAGNPAGGGLPDGLPFKQRLQALAVIILGLVVSVLDASVVNLALPPIMRDLNASAAGSIWILNAYQLTTLGLLLPLANLGDRLGHRRVYLVGMAVFTLASLACGLAQTLPQLAAARALQGVGAAGIMSVNAALVRQIYPRRLLGRGLAINSMVVAASTVAGPTVAAAILSIATWPWLFLVNIPLGILTLWLGLRSLPHSPKATHRTEWTLLDAALNVLVFSLVFLGADGLGTHLDAAPGTAHAGGSGVAGFGAPDLLLPTLQLLAGLLLGVWYVARQRRMTRPLLPLDLLRMPVFALSMCASVGAFCAQMIAFAGLPFLLLEVQGRTPLQAGALLTAWPLAIVVAAPLVGRVIGKVPGAWLGAAGMALLATGLVLLALLPPQASDVWVVACLLLCGAGFGIFQSPNNHIILTTPPAQRAGAAGGMLGTARLTGQTLGAVVLATVFSFYPLTVIGGADAADTAFGPTLALAIGAVFALASGTASLLRQPPRSAHAQP; from the coding sequence ATGACGGCTCCTTCCCCCGGTCAAGCCGATGCACACATCGGTGACCAAGCGCAACAGACGCCCCCGGCGGGCAACCCGGCCGGCGGCGGTCTTCCCGACGGGCTACCCTTCAAGCAACGCCTGCAGGCCCTGGCCGTGATCATCCTGGGGCTGGTCGTTTCGGTGCTGGACGCCTCCGTCGTCAATCTGGCGCTGCCGCCCATCATGCGCGACCTCAACGCCAGCGCGGCCGGCTCCATCTGGATCCTCAACGCCTACCAGCTCACCACCCTGGGCCTGCTGCTGCCCCTGGCCAATCTGGGCGACCGCCTGGGCCACCGCCGCGTCTACCTGGTGGGCATGGCCGTCTTCACCCTGGCATCCCTGGCCTGCGGTCTCGCACAGACCCTGCCCCAACTCGCGGCCGCCCGCGCACTTCAAGGCGTGGGCGCCGCCGGCATCATGAGCGTGAACGCCGCGCTGGTGCGGCAGATCTACCCGCGCCGCCTGCTGGGCCGAGGCCTGGCCATCAATTCGATGGTCGTGGCCGCCTCCACCGTGGCGGGGCCGACGGTGGCCGCGGCCATCCTCTCCATCGCAACTTGGCCCTGGCTGTTCCTGGTCAACATCCCCTTGGGCATCCTCACGCTGTGGCTGGGGCTGCGTTCGCTGCCACACAGCCCCAAGGCAACGCACCGCACGGAATGGACGCTGCTGGACGCGGCGCTGAACGTACTGGTCTTTTCCTTGGTTTTCCTGGGCGCGGACGGGCTGGGCACCCACCTGGACGCCGCGCCGGGCACGGCCCACGCGGGGGGTTCGGGTGTTGCGGGCTTCGGCGCGCCTGACCTGCTGCTGCCCACGCTGCAGTTGCTGGCCGGCCTGCTGCTGGGCGTCTGGTACGTGGCGCGCCAGCGGCGCATGACGCGCCCGCTGCTGCCGCTGGACCTGCTGCGCATGCCGGTGTTCGCCCTGTCCATGTGCGCCTCGGTCGGTGCCTTCTGCGCGCAGATGATCGCCTTCGCCGGCCTGCCCTTCCTGCTGCTGGAAGTGCAGGGCCGCACCCCTCTTCAGGCCGGCGCCCTGCTCACGGCCTGGCCGCTGGCCATCGTGGTGGCCGCGCCCCTGGTCGGCCGCGTGATCGGCAAGGTGCCCGGCGCCTGGCTGGGTGCGGCGGGCATGGCCCTGCTGGCCACGGGCCTGGTCCTGCTCGCCCTGCTGCCACCGCAGGCCAGCGACGTCTGGGTGGTGGCCTGCTTGCTGCTGTGCGGTGCGGGCTTCGGCATCTTCCAGTCGCCGAACAACCACATCATCCTGACCACCCCACCCGCCCAACGCGCGGGTGCGGCGGGCGGCATGCTGGGCACCGCGCGCCTGACGGGCCAGACCCTGGGCGCCGTGGTGCTGGCCACCGTGTTCAGTTTCTACCCCCTGACCGTGATCGGCGGCGCGGACGCAGCAGACACGGCCTTCGGCCCCACACTGGCCCTGGCCATCGGCGCCGTGTTCGCCCTGGCCTCGGGCACCGCCAGCCTGCTGCGCCAGCCGCCGAGAAGCGCACACGCCCAACCATGA
- a CDS encoding DsbA family oxidoreductase produces MSSTLQIDFVSDVACPWCAIGLGGLEQALDKLVGQVDAQVTFQPFELNPSMGPEGQDVSEHLTQKYGSTPEQQAEIRERIRERGAVVGFAFNPEGRGRIWNTFDAHRLLAWAADTEAGNGPDKQWALKKALLAAYHGRAENVSDAGVLVQAALAAGLDATRAHAILAGDDYALAVRESEREWQQAGISAVPAVVVNRRYLISGGQPAAMYEEALQRIAAEATAEAPSA; encoded by the coding sequence ATGAGCAGCACCTTGCAAATCGATTTTGTGTCCGACGTGGCCTGTCCCTGGTGCGCCATCGGGCTGGGCGGGCTGGAACAGGCGTTGGACAAGCTGGTGGGCCAGGTCGACGCCCAGGTCACCTTCCAGCCGTTCGAGCTGAACCCGTCCATGGGGCCCGAAGGCCAGGACGTGAGCGAGCACCTGACGCAGAAATACGGCTCCACGCCCGAGCAACAGGCCGAGATCCGGGAGCGCATCCGCGAACGGGGCGCGGTGGTCGGTTTCGCCTTCAATCCTGAGGGCCGAGGGCGCATCTGGAACACCTTTGACGCTCACCGCCTGCTGGCCTGGGCCGCGGACACCGAGGCAGGCAATGGCCCGGACAAGCAGTGGGCGCTCAAGAAGGCATTGCTCGCGGCCTACCACGGCCGTGCCGAGAATGTTTCCGACGCCGGCGTGCTGGTTCAGGCCGCGCTGGCGGCCGGGCTGGATGCCACGCGCGCACACGCCATCCTTGCCGGTGACGACTACGCGCTGGCCGTGCGCGAAAGCGAACGTGAATGGCAGCAGGCCGGTATCAGTGCCGTGCCCGCCGTGGTGGTCAACCGCCGTTACCTCATCTCCGGAGGACAGCCGGCGGCCATGTACGAAGAGGCCCTGCAACGCATCGCGGCCGAAGCGACGGCCGAGGCGCCATCGGCCTGA
- a CDS encoding ParA family protein yields the protein MPVIAIVNRKGGSGKSTLATHLAAWCAHQGHAVMLGDVDRQQSSRNWLHKRSSALPPIAPWAINQNVLRVPAGITHVILDTPGGLHGFDLARMIMFADAVIMPVCSSAFDRESAATCHAELMSLPRVISGRCKVVSIGMRVDEDSDSGEILAQWATKLNLPFLGVLRESPVYVESTERGMTLFDMAHSMANAAVQAGHFQIADAQTDNLQTDLQQWQPILEWLQPYLGVSPAVASMNAADGAPNLAPQTAAAPIPRATASPPVGMTPPTREPAASAPIEATPPNVNSQALAAASNAGAHLASRLMNSRQPAPVTRIGSPRVLDRVGGSGVLRGGAPAASTVPQTPTAAEASRVEDTEDDLAHIPAFLKLVKA from the coding sequence ATGCCTGTCATCGCCATCGTCAATCGCAAGGGAGGGAGCGGCAAAAGCACGCTCGCCACGCATTTGGCGGCTTGGTGCGCGCATCAAGGCCATGCCGTCATGCTGGGCGACGTCGATCGCCAGCAATCCTCCCGCAACTGGCTGCACAAGCGCAGCAGCGCCCTCCCCCCCATCGCCCCCTGGGCCATCAACCAGAACGTGCTGCGCGTGCCCGCCGGCATCACCCACGTCATCCTGGACACGCCCGGCGGCCTGCATGGCTTTGATCTGGCCCGCATGATCATGTTCGCCGACGCCGTCATCATGCCGGTGTGCAGCTCGGCCTTTGATCGCGAGTCGGCCGCCACCTGCCATGCTGAGCTCATGAGCCTGCCGCGTGTGATTTCCGGCCGTTGCAAGGTGGTCAGCATCGGCATGCGCGTGGACGAAGACTCGGATTCGGGTGAAATCCTGGCCCAGTGGGCCACCAAGCTGAACCTCCCATTCCTTGGCGTGCTGCGCGAGTCGCCGGTATACGTCGAGAGCACCGAGCGCGGCATGACCCTCTTCGACATGGCGCACAGCATGGCCAACGCGGCGGTGCAGGCAGGCCATTTCCAGATCGCCGACGCGCAGACTGACAACCTGCAGACTGACTTGCAGCAATGGCAGCCCATCCTGGAATGGTTGCAACCTTATCTGGGCGTGAGCCCAGCGGTTGCCAGCATGAACGCGGCCGACGGTGCCCCCAACCTCGCGCCCCAGACCGCCGCAGCCCCCATTCCTCGGGCGACGGCCTCCCCGCCGGTGGGCATGACCCCGCCAACCCGCGAGCCGGCGGCGAGTGCCCCCATCGAAGCCACACCGCCCAACGTCAACAGCCAGGCCCTGGCCGCGGCTTCGAACGCGGGGGCACATCTCGCCTCCCGCCTGATGAATTCACGCCAGCCCGCGCCCGTCACACGCATCGGCTCGCCACGCGTGCTGGATCGTGTGGGGGGCAGTGGCGTGCTGCGTGGTGGCGCGCCCGCCGCCTCGACCGTACCGCAAACGCCTACAGCGGCGGAGGCAAGCCGTGTCGAGGACACGGAGGACGACCTCGCCCACATTCCGGCCTTTCTCAAGTTGGTCAAGGCTTGA
- a CDS encoding class III extradiol dioxygenase family protein, translated as MAQLIGGVATSHIPSIGNAIAKGLQQDPYWKPFFDGFPPIRQWLDAEKPDVAVVFYNDHGLNFFLDKMPTFAVGAAPEYHNADEGWGIPTLPPHRGEPELSWHLINHLIGQEFDLVTCQEMLVDHAFTVPLKLLWPQEICPVTTVPICINTVQFPLPSARRVYALGKAVGEAIRSWDSDKRVVVVGTGGLSHQLDGERAGFINKAFDLQFMESLQSNPEWATQFSIHELVERTGTQGVELLMWLAMRGALSSVGGGVRKVHGNYHIPISNTATGVLALATQD; from the coding sequence ATGGCTCAACTCATCGGCGGCGTCGCCACCTCCCACATCCCCTCCATCGGCAATGCGATTGCCAAGGGCTTGCAGCAAGACCCGTATTGGAAGCCCTTCTTCGACGGCTTCCCGCCCATCCGCCAATGGCTGGACGCCGAGAAACCGGACGTGGCCGTGGTCTTCTACAACGACCATGGCCTGAACTTCTTCCTCGACAAGATGCCCACGTTCGCCGTCGGTGCCGCGCCCGAATACCACAATGCCGACGAAGGTTGGGGCATTCCGACGCTGCCACCCCATCGGGGCGAGCCGGAACTCAGCTGGCACCTGATCAACCACCTGATCGGCCAGGAGTTCGACCTGGTGACTTGCCAGGAGATGCTGGTGGACCATGCCTTCACGGTGCCGCTCAAGCTGCTCTGGCCGCAGGAAATCTGTCCTGTGACCACGGTCCCGATCTGCATCAACACCGTGCAGTTCCCGCTGCCCAGCGCCAGGCGCGTCTACGCCCTGGGCAAGGCAGTCGGGGAAGCCATCCGGAGTTGGGACAGCGACAAGCGGGTCGTGGTGGTCGGAACCGGCGGACTGTCGCACCAACTCGATGGCGAGCGCGCGGGGTTCATCAACAAGGCCTTCGACCTGCAGTTCATGGAAAGCCTGCAGAGCAACCCTGAATGGGCCACGCAGTTCAGCATTCACGAACTCGTGGAGAGGACCGGCACCCAGGGCGTGGAGTTGCTGATGTGGCTGGCCATGCGCGGTGCGCTGAGCAGCGTCGGCGGTGGTGTGCGCAAGGTACACGGCAATTACCACATCCCCATCTCCAACACCGCGACCGGCGTACTGGCGCTGGCGACCCAGGACTGA
- a CDS encoding circularly permuted type 2 ATP-grasp protein: MVTGASSVSVAPLAPVATPTPPWPTSSSAAAKTPTPSPQASAPPHPTLAPHWTAFFEHLGTEGFADLNPRAASLARQIRDNGVSYNVYADASGPQRPWSLDLFPFIVTPEQWQHIEAGVLQRTRLLEQMMADVYGPQRLLKSGLLPPALVQGHPGYLRAMHGVAPVGGVHLHIAAFDLARGPDGHWWIVSQRTQAPSGLGYLLENRLAISRQFPQAFEGMRVQHLAATYRALIEGFKRMSAAHVSPGQDAHIALLTPGPYNETYFEHAYLARYLGLTLVEGNDLTVREQKLYLKTLRGLEPVHVLLKRLDDEFLDPLELRPDSTLGVPGLLQAIRAGNVIVANAPGSAFLESGALLGFLPALAQELLGETLSLPSLPTWWCGEEASVRDVQQRLAECVIKPTYTASSGSAETVLCRQLKREELDQWMGRLLREGEWHTVQRYLPLSQTPTWHVNRIAPRPALMRVFAMCDGLETTGARAGQPRWRVLPGGLTRLATRLSDGSAGMASMQRGGSSADTWVLTAGEVDRTTLIGAPPAAMPASRHEPQDKRKRLVTSRAGENLYWLGRYTERAENALRLARLALDSLSAGMGLQAGFGEQETRSTTLLDWLSDLAERNGLVPPGAPSATQARRVFARTLIANLGGTQHAASVGQSLRALKTAAFGVRERLSQEHWKVITEAETEFTQRSARLGSQGGGTGVAAYNDYAVTEALRLLDATSIHLAAITGGQTDRMTRDDGWRLLSVGRHIERLSFLAPALASSFSSGAVQEEDGGFESLLALFDSTITFRAQHQLSHDTTALLDLLLRDTENPRSLRWVVQNLQSHLARLSGLPVDQDALATLLPAADAWALDPVTRRAEMTGDGPDDATPLQALLTDCEQAAWRISDEISQRYFTHAGQASQSLEH, from the coding sequence ATGGTGACTGGGGCGTCCAGCGTCTCCGTCGCACCGCTTGCGCCCGTCGCCACGCCGACCCCACCATGGCCCACCTCGTCGTCGGCTGCTGCGAAAACCCCAACGCCGTCCCCGCAGGCCTCAGCCCCGCCCCACCCCACCCTCGCGCCCCACTGGACCGCGTTTTTCGAGCACCTTGGCACGGAGGGTTTCGCGGACCTGAACCCGCGCGCGGCCAGTCTGGCGCGGCAGATCCGCGACAACGGGGTCAGCTACAACGTTTACGCCGACGCCAGCGGACCACAACGGCCCTGGTCACTCGATCTCTTCCCCTTCATCGTCACGCCCGAGCAATGGCAGCACATCGAAGCTGGCGTGCTGCAGCGCACGCGCCTGCTCGAACAGATGATGGCCGATGTCTACGGCCCACAGCGCCTGCTGAAAAGCGGCTTGCTGCCGCCGGCCCTGGTCCAGGGGCATCCCGGCTACCTGCGCGCCATGCACGGGGTGGCCCCGGTGGGCGGAGTACATCTGCACATCGCCGCCTTCGACCTGGCGCGTGGCCCCGACGGGCACTGGTGGATCGTCTCTCAGCGCACCCAGGCGCCCTCGGGACTGGGGTATCTGCTGGAAAACCGCCTCGCCATCTCACGCCAGTTCCCGCAGGCCTTCGAGGGCATGCGGGTGCAGCACCTGGCGGCCACCTACCGTGCGCTGATCGAAGGCTTCAAGCGCATGAGCGCCGCCCACGTCAGCCCCGGGCAGGACGCGCACATCGCCCTGCTCACGCCAGGCCCCTACAACGAAACCTACTTCGAGCATGCCTACCTGGCGCGTTACCTGGGCCTGACCCTGGTGGAAGGCAACGACCTGACCGTGCGCGAGCAGAAGCTCTACCTGAAGACCCTGCGTGGGCTGGAGCCGGTGCACGTGCTGCTCAAGCGCCTGGACGACGAATTCCTCGACCCGCTGGAGCTGCGCCCCGATTCGACCCTGGGCGTGCCGGGGCTGCTGCAGGCCATCCGCGCGGGCAATGTGATCGTGGCCAACGCGCCGGGCTCGGCCTTCCTCGAATCCGGCGCCCTGCTGGGTTTCCTGCCCGCGCTGGCGCAGGAGCTGCTCGGCGAAACGCTGTCCCTGCCGTCCCTGCCCACCTGGTGGTGCGGCGAGGAAGCCAGCGTGCGGGACGTGCAGCAACGCCTGGCCGAGTGTGTCATCAAACCCACTTACACTGCATCCTCGGGATCTGCGGAGACCGTGCTCTGCCGCCAGTTGAAGCGCGAAGAGCTGGACCAATGGATGGGTCGGCTGCTGCGCGAAGGCGAGTGGCACACCGTGCAGCGTTACCTGCCCCTGTCGCAGACGCCGACCTGGCACGTCAACCGCATTGCCCCGCGTCCGGCGCTGATGCGCGTCTTCGCCATGTGCGACGGGCTGGAAACCACTGGCGCGCGCGCGGGGCAACCGCGCTGGCGAGTTCTTCCCGGCGGCCTGACGCGGCTGGCAACCCGCCTGTCGGACGGCAGCGCGGGCATGGCCTCCATGCAGCGCGGCGGCAGCAGCGCCGACACCTGGGTTTTGACGGCGGGCGAAGTGGACCGAACCACGCTGATCGGCGCGCCCCCCGCGGCCATGCCCGCCTCGCGGCACGAGCCACAGGACAAGCGCAAGCGCCTGGTCACCAGCCGGGCCGGTGAAAACCTCTACTGGCTGGGTCGCTACACCGAACGTGCCGAGAACGCCTTGCGCCTGGCCCGCCTCGCCCTCGACAGCCTGAGCGCCGGCATGGGCCTGCAAGCCGGCTTTGGCGAACAGGAAACCCGTTCCACCACCTTGCTGGACTGGCTCAGCGACCTGGCCGAGCGCAACGGCCTGGTGCCGCCGGGCGCGCCCTCGGCCACCCAGGCACGGCGCGTCTTCGCGCGCACCCTGATCGCCAACCTGGGCGGCACCCAGCATGCCGCCAGCGTGGGGCAAAGCCTGCGCGCCCTCAAGACTGCGGCCTTTGGCGTGCGCGAACGGCTCTCGCAGGAACACTGGAAAGTCATCACCGAGGCCGAGACGGAATTCACGCAGCGCAGCGCTCGGCTGGGCAGCCAGGGCGGGGGCACGGGTGTGGCTGCATACAACGATTACGCCGTCACCGAGGCCCTGCGCCTGCTGGACGCGACCAGCATCCACCTCGCGGCCATCACGGGCGGGCAGACCGACCGCATGACGCGCGACGACGGCTGGCGCCTGCTTTCCGTCGGCCGGCACATCGAGCGCCTGAGTTTTCTCGCGCCGGCCCTGGCCAGCAGTTTCTCCAGCGGCGCAGTGCAAGAGGAAGACGGCGGCTTCGAAAGCCTGCTCGCCCTCTTCGACAGCACCATCACCTTCCGCGCCCAGCACCAGTTGAGCCACGACACCACCGCACTGCTGGACCTGCTGCTGCGCGACACGGAGAACCCGCGATCGCTGCGCTGGGTGGTGCAGAACCTGCAAAGTCATCTGGCCCGCCTGTCCGGCCTGCCCGTGGACCAGGACGCGCTGGCCACGCTCTTGCCGGCGGCCGATGCCTGGGCACTGGACCCGGTGACGCGAAGGGCAGAGATGACTGGCGATGGACCCGACGACGCCACGCCGCTGCAAGCCCTGCTCACCGATTGCGAGCAAGCCGCCTGGCGCATCTCCGACGAGATCAGCCAACGCTATTTCACCCATGCCGGACAAGCCAGCCAGAGCCTGGAACACTGA
- a CDS encoding transglutaminase-like domain-containing protein, producing the protein MARIHADFRYETQSTEVHTSALEALELRQGVCQDFAHIMLACLRSMGLAARYISGYLLTTPPPGQPRLIGSDASHAWVSLWLPDLRQDSKAPNDGDGTPKDTATGGWYDLDPTNARDGWGTPGGDYVTLAMGRDYADVPPLRGVIHGGGTHGLHVAVTVAPQEEIAAQEPAATAL; encoded by the coding sequence ATGGCGCGCATCCACGCGGATTTCCGTTATGAGACCCAGAGCACCGAAGTTCATACCTCGGCCTTGGAGGCCCTGGAACTGCGCCAGGGTGTCTGCCAGGATTTCGCCCACATCATGCTGGCTTGCCTGCGCAGCATGGGCCTGGCCGCGCGTTATATCAGCGGCTACCTGTTGACGACACCCCCTCCCGGCCAACCACGCCTGATCGGCAGCGATGCCTCCCACGCCTGGGTGTCACTGTGGTTGCCCGACCTGCGCCAGGACAGCAAGGCCCCAAATGATGGCGATGGCACACCCAAGGACACGGCCACCGGCGGGTGGTACGACCTGGACCCGACCAATGCCCGCGACGGCTGGGGCACGCCCGGGGGGGATTACGTGACGCTGGCCATGGGCCGGGACTACGCCGACGTGCCGCCGCTGCGCGGTGTCATCCATGGCGGCGGCACCCACGGCCTGCATGTGGCCGTGACGGTCGCGCCGCAAGAGGAAATCGCCGCGCAGGAACCTGCGGCCACGGCGCTCTGA
- a CDS encoding protocatechuate 4,5-dioxygenase subunit alpha: MSTNAATTQPSIPGTLLFDGEQARKGYALNKMCYSFNTAENRAAFQADETGYMQRYGLNAQQTRAIRERDVLGLLAAGGNIYYLAKFAGILKLDVQDLGALQTGMSKDDFKAKLRAAALQ; this comes from the coding sequence ATGAGCACGAACGCCGCGACGACCCAGCCGTCCATCCCCGGCACCCTCCTGTTCGACGGCGAGCAGGCCCGCAAGGGCTACGCCTTGAACAAGATGTGCTATTCCTTCAACACGGCCGAGAACCGCGCGGCCTTCCAGGCCGATGAAACAGGCTACATGCAGCGCTACGGCCTGAACGCGCAGCAGACCCGGGCGATCCGCGAGCGCGACGTGCTCGGTCTGCTGGCAGCCGGCGGCAACATCTACTACCTGGCCAAGTTCGCCGGCATCCTCAAGCTCGACGTGCAGGACCTGGGCGCCCTGCAGACCGGCATGAGCAAGGACGACTTCAAGGCCAAGTTGCGGGCCGCGGCCTTGCAGTAA
- a CDS encoding transglutaminase N-terminal domain-containing protein, with amino-acid sequence MDLHITHETRYDYASMVELAQHIAYLRPPQTPWQTVQAHQLEVETGLSEEAPRTAPTGPDAWSVDVYGNHRAFFALDRPHTLLRVTARSVLSTRAPLPASRTVSTINWEELRTQYRYQARAAWQPAAEFSFSSPAHHAMRLSPPTPGPASQRAGPPCRPRAS; translated from the coding sequence ATGGACCTGCACATCACCCACGAGACCCGCTACGACTACGCCAGCATGGTCGAGCTGGCCCAGCACATCGCCTACCTGCGCCCCCCGCAGACGCCCTGGCAGACCGTGCAGGCGCACCAGTTGGAGGTCGAGACCGGCCTGAGCGAGGAAGCCCCGCGTACCGCGCCGACCGGCCCGGACGCCTGGTCCGTCGACGTGTACGGCAACCACCGCGCCTTCTTCGCCCTGGACCGCCCGCACACCCTGTTGCGCGTGACCGCACGCAGCGTCTTGAGCACGCGTGCGCCGCTCCCCGCTTCGCGCACCGTCAGCACGATCAATTGGGAGGAACTGCGCACGCAGTACCGCTATCAAGCCCGCGCGGCCTGGCAGCCGGCCGCTGAATTCAGCTTTTCCTCCCCCGCGCACCACGCCATGAGGCTTTCGCCGCCTACGCCCGGCCCAGCTTCGCAGCGGGCAGGTCCGCCCTGCAGGCCGCGCGCGAGCTGA
- a CDS encoding SirB1 family protein, with the protein MKFVFEAPTPLDYFALLVQEHTQASGLSDRLPLLEAAVCLGQDEYPQLDVQQVLADVDALLVRLRTRLPADAPALHKLRLLNHFFFEELGFAGNRNHYHDPDNSYLHRVLERRRGIPVSLAVLWLELAQGLGLDAHGVGFPGHFLVKVQVPTPAGQASRGAKPVAQVVIDPFSGESLSREELLERLDTWRSSAGGPLPYSQVPTDTAADFSLAWHLRTLPARDILARMLRNLKEIHRGQRDWQRLVAVEDRLLVLLPGAWEEYRDRGLARAELGHVPSALSDLETYLARVEDGAGEDWERGAGLHPPSAAALAERQALTERVAALRRAMD; encoded by the coding sequence ATGAAGTTCGTATTTGAAGCGCCCACCCCGCTCGACTACTTCGCCTTGCTGGTGCAGGAGCACACCCAGGCTTCGGGCCTGTCCGACCGCTTGCCCTTGCTGGAAGCTGCGGTCTGCCTGGGACAGGATGAATACCCGCAACTGGACGTGCAACAGGTGCTGGCCGACGTGGATGCCCTGCTGGTGCGTCTGCGCACGCGTCTGCCCGCGGATGCCCCGGCCTTGCACAAACTGCGGCTGCTCAATCACTTCTTCTTCGAGGAGTTGGGCTTCGCCGGCAATCGCAACCATTACCACGACCCGGACAACAGCTACTTGCACCGCGTGCTGGAACGGCGTCGGGGTATTCCGGTCTCGCTGGCCGTGCTTTGGCTCGAACTGGCCCAGGGTCTCGGGCTGGACGCCCATGGCGTGGGGTTCCCCGGCCATTTCCTGGTCAAGGTGCAGGTGCCCACGCCCGCTGGACAGGCCAGCCGCGGCGCCAAGCCGGTTGCGCAGGTGGTGATCGATCCGTTTAGCGGCGAATCCCTGAGTCGCGAGGAACTGTTGGAACGCCTGGACACTTGGCGTTCCTCGGCGGGCGGGCCACTGCCGTACAGCCAAGTTCCCACCGACACGGCTGCGGATTTCTCGCTGGCTTGGCATCTGCGCACCTTGCCAGCGCGCGACATCCTGGCGCGCATGCTGCGCAACCTCAAGGAAATCCATCGAGGCCAGCGTGATTGGCAGCGTCTGGTCGCCGTGGAGGACCGTCTGCTGGTGCTGTTGCCCGGGGCCTGGGAGGAGTACCGCGATCGCGGCCTGGCGCGGGCCGAGCTGGGTCACGTGCCATCCGCCCTGAGCGATCTGGAAACCTACCTGGCCCGGGTCGAAGACGGTGCAGGAGAAGACTGGGAGCGGGGAGCGGGTTTGCACCCGCCCAGCGCCGCAGCGCTGGCGGAGCGACAAGCGCTGACCGAGCGGGTGGCCGCCTTGCGGCGCGCGATGGATTGA